A section of the Rhipicephalus sanguineus isolate Rsan-2018 chromosome 11, BIME_Rsan_1.4, whole genome shotgun sequence genome encodes:
- the LOC119373567 gene encoding mitochondrial basic amino acids transporter encodes MSSPMAGVALVNAVVFGVYGTTQKRLGDSIWAHAAAGVLAGAVQSIISSPVELAKTRLQIQGQSGRRALYKGPVDCLRQVLRVEGLRGAFRGLGPTLLRDAPGFAVYFASYEEMVRLGADGTFSGAKGTAALMAAGGLAGVFSWMACYPMDVLKSRLQVDGMRGPRRYKGLWDCAVQSYRQEGLRVFTRGLNSTLLRAFPTNAATFTVVTWVLRLCDPNARPAMEPVTHLAMTPHHHHFHPQHHVVHFDPELYVSRVVAMAWDDMHYHF; translated from the exons ATGTCATCTCCGATGGCTGGCGTGGCGCTGGTGAACGCCGTGGTGTTCGGTGTCTACGGCACCACCCAGAAGCGCCTCGGTGACAGCATCTGGGCCCACGCAGCCGCTGGCGTCCTGGCCGGAGCCGTGCAGAGCATCATCAGCAGTCCCGTAGAGTTGGCCAAGACCCGGTTACAA ATCCAAGGCCAGAGTGGACGTCGCGCCCTCTACAAGGGTCCCGTGGACTGCCTGCGGCAGGTGCTCAGGGTGGAAGGCCTCCGAGGTGCCTTCCGAGGACTCGGGCCGACATTATTGCGGGACGCACCGGGCTTCGCCGTCTACTTCGCCAGCTACGAAGAGATGGTGCGCTTAGGTGCCGACGGTACCTTCAGCGGTGCCAAAGGTACCGCCGCATTGATGGCCGCCGGAGGGCTCGCGGGCGTCTTCTCCTGGATGGCCTGCTACCCGATGGACGTCCTCAAGTCCAGGCTCCAGGTGGACGGCATGAGAGGACCGCGAAG ATACAAGGGTCTCTGGGACTGCGCCGTTCAGAGCTACCGCCAAGAAGGCCTGCGCGTCTTCACCCGTGGCCTGAACTCCACCCTCCTGCGGGCCTTTCCCACCAACGCCGCCACATTCACCGTGGTCACGTGGGTGCTCCGGCTGTGCGACCCCAACGCTAGGCCCGCCATGGAGCCCGTCACCCATCTGGCCATGACGCCGCACCACCATCACTTTCATCCTCAGCACCACGTCGTGCACTTCGACCCCGAGCTTTACGTCAGCAGGGTCGTGGCCATGGCGTGGGACGACATGCACTATCATTTTTGA